The following proteins are co-located in the Maridesulfovibrio sp. genome:
- a CDS encoding sigma-54 dependent transcriptional regulator, translating to MSEKIRILAVDDSKSTLEVLKRNLESQGYDVLTCLRVDEALSLLEEYEIDIVITDFRMPQATGLDLIRHVRENHRDVELMMITGYPSISGAVEAIKDGAGEYLPKPFTSEELQSAMERIVERVQRRRALNAVEVPDETYGIVGNSPGMLRVFRRIGKAAATNANVLISGESGTGKELVARAVHYHSDRRAAPFVPVNCAAIPDSLVESELFGHVKGAFTGAKEARAGFFEIANGGTVFLDEIGDASPNMQAKLLRILQSKEYCKVGSSVVHTVDTRILAATHKDLKRLVEDGSFREDLYYRLHVVDIPVPSLAERGDDILILISNFLVKFSKTMQCPTPSITDDALTALRNYSWPGNVRELENLIQRMVVIVDHDPIEVTDLPPNMRFSLPMEERVDRSLAEVEQEHIKNVLIMTDNNKTRAAEILGINRKTLREKLKRMEEQG from the coding sequence ATGAGCGAAAAGATTAGGATTCTCGCGGTAGACGACAGTAAGAGTACATTGGAAGTATTAAAGCGTAATCTCGAATCTCAAGGTTACGATGTTCTAACTTGTTTGCGTGTGGATGAGGCTCTGTCTCTGCTTGAAGAATATGAAATCGATATAGTTATAACTGATTTTCGGATGCCGCAGGCCACCGGCTTGGACTTGATCAGGCACGTGCGTGAGAATCATCGTGATGTGGAATTGATGATGATAACCGGATATCCGTCAATTTCCGGTGCGGTGGAGGCTATCAAGGACGGTGCGGGAGAGTATCTTCCCAAACCGTTCACTTCCGAAGAGTTGCAGAGTGCAATGGAGCGCATAGTTGAACGTGTTCAACGCAGGCGGGCACTCAATGCGGTCGAGGTCCCGGACGAAACTTATGGTATTGTCGGAAATTCGCCCGGGATGCTGCGTGTTTTCCGGCGTATCGGCAAAGCTGCCGCAACCAACGCCAACGTACTTATTTCAGGTGAATCCGGTACCGGTAAGGAATTGGTAGCCAGAGCTGTGCACTATCACAGTGACCGTAGAGCTGCTCCTTTTGTTCCGGTTAACTGTGCGGCGATACCCGATTCGTTGGTGGAGAGTGAACTTTTCGGTCACGTCAAAGGAGCCTTTACCGGGGCTAAAGAGGCCAGAGCCGGTTTTTTTGAAATAGCTAACGGTGGTACTGTTTTTCTTGATGAGATAGGCGATGCAAGTCCCAACATGCAGGCCAAGCTATTACGTATTCTGCAATCCAAGGAATACTGCAAGGTTGGTTCGAGTGTTGTGCATACCGTGGATACCCGTATCTTAGCCGCTACGCACAAGGATCTGAAACGGCTTGTTGAGGATGGGTCGTTCCGTGAGGACCTTTATTACCGGTTGCACGTGGTGGATATCCCTGTGCCGTCTCTTGCCGAGCGTGGTGATGATATTCTGATTTTGATCAGTAATTTCTTGGTGAAATTTTCCAAAACCATGCAATGTCCCACTCCGAGTATTACAGACGATGCCCTGACTGCTTTGCGCAATTATTCGTGGCCGGGAAACGTGCGTGAATTGGAAAACCTGATTCAAAGGATGGTGGTTATTGTGGATCACGATCCGATTGAAGTTACGGATTTGCCGCCTAACATGCGTTTCAGTTTGCCGATGGAAGAACGTGTAGACCGTTCTCTGGCTGAAGTGGAACAGGAGCATATTAAAAATGTGCTGATTATGACTGATAATAATAAGACTCGTGCTGCCGAGATACTGGGTATAAATCGTAAAACCCTGCGTGAGAAGTTGAAACGTATGGAAGAGCAGGGCTAG